A genomic region of Ewingella sp. CoE-038-23 contains the following coding sequences:
- a CDS encoding DUF494 family protein: MFDVLMYLFETYIHNEAEMSVDQDRLTADLAEAGFHRTDIHNALNWLEKLAELQEGETPSHLLDADPFALRVYTNEEAGRLDVDCRGFLLFLEQIKVLNFDTREMVIDRVMALDTEEFDLEDLKWVVLMVLFNIPGYENAYEQMEELLFEVNDGYLH, translated from the coding sequence ATGTTCGACGTACTAATGTACTTATTTGAAACTTACATTCATAACGAAGCGGAGATGAGTGTCGACCAGGATAGGTTAACCGCCGATTTGGCTGAAGCAGGCTTCCATCGGACCGATATCCACAATGCTTTAAATTGGCTTGAAAAGCTCGCCGAGCTGCAAGAAGGTGAAACCCCATCGCACTTACTGGATGCAGACCCCTTTGCATTGCGTGTTTATACCAATGAAGAGGCGGGGCGTCTTGATGTCGATTGCCGTGGTTTCTTGTTATTCCTCGAACAGATAAAAGTATTGAATTTCGATACCAGAGAAATGGTTATCGATCGTGTCATGGCTCTCGACACCGAAGAGTTTGATCTTGAAGATCTCAAATGGGTGGTCTTAATGGTGCTTTTCAATATCCCCGGATATGAAAATGCCTATGAGCAAATGGAAGAGTTACTATTTGAAGTTAATGATGGTTATCTGCATTAG
- the def gene encoding peptide deformylase, with amino-acid sequence MSVLNILHFPDERLRITAKPVKEVNAEIQQIVDDMFETMYAEEGIGLAATQVDIHQRIIVIDVSENRDERLVLINPELLEQSGETGIEEGCLSIPDQRALIPRAEKVKIRALDRDGKSFELEADDLLAICIQHEMDHLVGKLFVDYLSPLKRQRIRQKMEKMAKLNARAD; translated from the coding sequence ATGTCCGTATTAAACATCTTACATTTCCCAGACGAGCGTCTTCGCATTACTGCAAAGCCGGTCAAAGAAGTTAACGCCGAAATCCAGCAAATCGTGGATGATATGTTCGAAACCATGTATGCCGAGGAAGGCATCGGTTTGGCCGCAACTCAGGTAGACATCCACCAGCGTATTATCGTTATTGATGTCTCTGAGAACCGCGATGAGCGTTTGGTGCTGATTAACCCTGAGTTGCTGGAACAGAGCGGCGAAACGGGTATCGAGGAAGGCTGCCTGTCGATTCCTGACCAGCGTGCTTTGATTCCTCGCGCTGAGAAGGTAAAAATCCGCGCACTCGATCGCGATGGCAAGAGTTTTGAGCTTGAGGCCGATGACCTGCTGGCCATCTGTATCCAGCATGAAATGGATCACTTAGTCGGTAAGCTTTTCGTGGATTACTTGTCTCCACTGAAACGCCAGCGTATTCGCCAGAAGATGGAAAAAATGGCCAAGCTGAACGCTCGTGCTGACTGA
- the dprA gene encoding DNA-protecting protein DprA, protein MTLREMWLRLSAIKRLDAASICQIVDAFIDDGRCDAKSLSSYGLSEEQIQRFFNIESQRIFTALNWLDAESHHFITLQDAHYPSMLKHISSAPPVLFVKGQLPVLATPQLAMVGSRNYSDYGEQWAQYFAAGLVSSGFTITSGLALGIDGISHAAALEAGGNTIAVLGSGLAKIHPRSHLGLADRILESGGALISELWPDTAAMPANFPRRNRIISGMSAGVLVVEASLRSGSLITARYALEQDRDVFALPGPLENATSVGTHWLIKQGAYLVTEPNDIAEQIGSGLTWLPVAASGLSSQTAHGAVQSATKEIIYAQDNEVELPFADVLANVEYEVTPVDVVAERAGQPVPDVVGKLLELELAGWIAAVPGGYVRIRRAGHVRRTNVLI, encoded by the coding sequence GTGACACTTAGGGAAATGTGGTTACGTTTGTCAGCGATAAAGCGGCTGGATGCTGCCTCAATATGTCAGATCGTTGACGCATTTATTGATGATGGCAGGTGTGACGCCAAATCGCTCAGTTCTTACGGCCTGAGTGAAGAGCAAATCCAGCGTTTCTTCAATATTGAATCTCAACGTATTTTTACAGCTTTAAACTGGCTAGACGCTGAGTCACACCACTTCATCACGCTGCAAGATGCACACTACCCGTCGATGCTGAAGCACATCTCCTCGGCTCCGCCGGTGCTGTTTGTCAAAGGCCAACTCCCCGTATTGGCGACGCCCCAATTGGCCATGGTCGGCAGTCGTAACTACAGTGATTACGGCGAGCAGTGGGCGCAGTATTTTGCCGCGGGATTAGTGAGTAGCGGTTTTACTATTACTAGCGGGTTAGCTCTTGGGATTGATGGAATTAGCCATGCCGCCGCGCTAGAGGCGGGAGGAAACACCATCGCGGTATTGGGAAGCGGCTTGGCGAAGATCCACCCACGCAGTCACCTTGGGCTTGCCGATCGCATTCTAGAGAGCGGCGGCGCACTGATATCAGAACTCTGGCCTGACACTGCAGCGATGCCGGCTAACTTCCCCCGACGAAATCGAATTATCAGCGGCATGAGCGCCGGCGTGCTGGTGGTCGAAGCCTCTTTACGTAGCGGCTCTCTCATCACGGCGCGTTATGCGTTGGAACAAGACCGAGACGTCTTTGCCTTGCCCGGCCCGTTAGAGAATGCCACCAGTGTGGGGACTCACTGGCTTATCAAGCAGGGGGCTTATCTGGTCACTGAACCCAATGACATCGCAGAGCAAATTGGCAGTGGGCTGACCTGGTTGCCGGTGGCGGCAAGTGGCTTATCGTCACAAACTGCTCATGGAGCAGTTCAATCTGCAACAAAAGAGATTATTTATGCTCAAGACAACGAAGTTGAATTGCCATTTGCTGATGTGTTGGCTAACGTAGAATATGAGGTGACACCTGTTGACGTCGTCGCCGAACGTGCCGGCCAACCTGTGCCAGACGTGGTAGGTAAACTACTCGAACTGGAGTTAGCAGGATGGATCGCAGCTGTACCCGGCGGCTATGTCCGAATTAGGAGGGCAGGCCATGTTCGACGTACTAATGTACTTATTTGA
- the fmt gene encoding methionyl-tRNA formyltransferase, whose protein sequence is MRIIFAGTPDFAARHLDALLTSEHEVVGVFTQPDRPAGRGNKLTPSPVKTLALEHGIPVFQPKSLRPAESQQLVAELNADVMVVVAYGLILPQAVLDMPKLGCINVHGSLLPRWRGAAPIQRSLWAGDSQTGITIMQMDVGLDTGNMLHKIECDIEPQDTSATLYNKLAELGPTGMLATLQQLAEGTARPEVQDEALVTYAEKLSKEEARLDWSLSAKQLERCIRAFNPWPMSYFVIDEQPVKVWQAEALEQPTTAQPGSVIAAGKAGIQIATSDGILNILQLQPAGKKAMSVQDILNSRREWFIEGNILA, encoded by the coding sequence TTGCGCATTATATTTGCAGGAACACCTGACTTTGCAGCGCGTCATCTTGACGCGCTTTTAACATCTGAACATGAGGTGGTTGGGGTCTTTACTCAACCAGACCGCCCTGCTGGCCGTGGTAATAAGCTGACGCCTAGCCCGGTGAAAACGCTGGCTCTCGAGCACGGCATTCCGGTATTCCAACCTAAGTCTTTACGCCCGGCAGAGAGCCAACAGCTGGTCGCTGAACTTAATGCGGATGTGATGGTGGTGGTGGCTTATGGGTTAATCCTCCCACAGGCTGTTTTGGATATGCCAAAACTGGGCTGCATCAATGTCCATGGTTCACTGCTGCCGCGCTGGCGCGGTGCCGCGCCGATTCAGCGTTCTCTGTGGGCGGGCGATAGCCAAACTGGCATCACCATCATGCAAATGGACGTTGGTCTGGATACCGGCAACATGCTGCACAAAATCGAATGCGATATTGAGCCGCAGGATACTAGCGCCACGCTGTATAACAAACTTGCAGAACTTGGCCCGACCGGCATGCTGGCGACATTGCAGCAGTTAGCAGAAGGCACGGCGCGTCCGGAAGTTCAGGATGAAGCTCTGGTGACCTATGCCGAAAAGCTGAGTAAGGAAGAGGCGCGCTTAGACTGGTCGCTCTCCGCCAAACAGCTTGAGCGCTGCATTCGCGCTTTCAATCCGTGGCCAATGAGCTATTTCGTTATTGACGAGCAGCCGGTAAAAGTCTGGCAGGCCGAGGCACTCGAGCAGCCAACCACGGCTCAACCGGGCTCGGTCATTGCCGCCGGGAAAGCCGGAATACAGATCGCGACCTCTGACGGTATTTTGAATATCTTGCAATTGCAGCCGGCAGGTAAGAAAGCGATGTCAGTCCAAGATATCCTTAATTCACGCCGTGAATGGTTCATTGAAGGCAATATTCTAGCCTAA
- a CDS encoding DNA topoisomerase family protein: MTKAALFAEKQNETCPECGAVLVIRSGRHGPFLSCSTYPSCQYIRPLKSQADGHVVKVLEGQSCPKCHSTMVLRQGRYGMFIGCSNYPECDHIETIDKPEETSLSCPQCKQGHLLQRKSRFGKAFHACNRYPDCQFAINNKPVAGQCSHCQYPLLMEKKTAQGVKLFCASKSCGKAVNDINKDQDE; the protein is encoded by the coding sequence ATGACAAAAGCAGCACTTTTTGCTGAAAAGCAAAATGAAACATGTCCGGAATGTGGGGCTGTATTGGTGATCCGCAGTGGTCGTCACGGCCCCTTTCTTAGTTGTTCGACATACCCCTCCTGCCAGTATATCCGTCCTTTAAAAAGTCAGGCAGACGGGCATGTTGTTAAAGTCCTTGAAGGTCAGTCATGCCCTAAATGCCACTCCACGATGGTGTTGCGTCAGGGGCGTTATGGCATGTTCATCGGGTGCAGTAATTACCCTGAATGTGACCATATCGAGACTATCGATAAACCTGAAGAAACCAGTCTGTCGTGTCCGCAATGCAAACAGGGCCACCTTCTTCAGCGTAAATCCCGCTTTGGCAAAGCCTTTCACGCCTGCAACCGTTACCCGGATTGCCAGTTTGCGATAAACAATAAACCTGTCGCCGGGCAATGCAGTCACTGCCAGTATCCGCTGTTAATGGAAAAGAAAACGGCTCAGGGAGTGAAGCTCTTTTGTGCCAGCAAGTCATGTGGCAAGGCTGTAAACGACATAAACAAAGATCAAGATGAATAA
- the rsmB gene encoding 16S rRNA (cytosine(967)-C(5))-methyltransferase RsmB, translating to MKTTYNLRSIAAKAISQVLDQGQSLSTVLPGLQKNISEKDRGLLQELCFGTLRVLPQLEWCLQQLMAKPLTGKQRTLHYLLMVGIYQLVHTRIPPHAALAETVEGAVALKRPQLKGLINGVLRQFQRQQDELIQRMGNTDSRYLHPSWLLNRIKKAYPEQWESIIEANNQRPPMWLRVNRIHHSRDEYLALLQTAGIDAAPHPEYADALRLLTPSAVTELPGFAEGWVTVQDASAQGSVDLLDPQDGEMILDLCCAPGGKTTHILEAAPKAHVLAVDVDKQRLVRVNENLQRLKLHAEVKQGDGREPQSWAGDRQFDKILLDAPCSATGVIRRHPDIKWLRRDSDIAELAGLQREILDAIWPRLKPNGVMVYATCSILPEENSQQIKAFLHDHPEAQLVETGTLENPGRQNLPHAEDGDGFYYAKLIKSAK from the coding sequence ATGAAAACAACCTATAATCTCCGCAGCATTGCTGCAAAAGCCATCAGCCAGGTTCTTGATCAAGGCCAGTCTCTTTCTACCGTTTTGCCAGGGTTACAAAAGAATATTTCCGAGAAGGATCGCGGTTTACTGCAAGAGCTGTGCTTCGGGACGCTACGCGTTCTGCCACAGCTTGAATGGTGTTTGCAGCAGCTGATGGCAAAACCGCTCACCGGCAAACAGCGTACTTTGCATTATCTGCTGATGGTCGGGATTTACCAACTGGTCCACACGCGTATTCCTCCACACGCGGCCTTGGCTGAAACAGTCGAAGGCGCCGTGGCACTGAAACGCCCACAGTTAAAAGGTCTGATTAATGGCGTGCTGCGCCAATTCCAGCGCCAGCAGGACGAGTTGATCCAGCGAATGGGAAATACGGACAGCCGCTACCTGCACCCTAGCTGGCTGCTGAATCGTATTAAGAAGGCTTACCCAGAGCAGTGGGAATCCATCATTGAGGCAAATAACCAGCGTCCGCCAATGTGGTTACGCGTCAATCGCATCCATCATTCACGCGATGAATATCTGGCTCTGCTTCAAACCGCCGGCATCGATGCTGCTCCCCATCCGGAATATGCCGATGCCCTGCGACTGTTAACGCCTTCCGCCGTAACCGAATTACCGGGTTTTGCCGAGGGTTGGGTAACAGTGCAAGATGCCTCAGCCCAAGGCAGTGTTGATCTTCTTGATCCACAAGATGGCGAGATGATCCTCGATCTGTGCTGCGCGCCGGGCGGGAAAACTACCCATATTCTTGAAGCTGCCCCTAAAGCCCACGTGCTTGCGGTGGATGTTGATAAGCAGCGGCTGGTTCGCGTAAATGAAAACCTGCAACGGCTAAAATTACATGCCGAGGTCAAACAGGGCGATGGCCGCGAGCCTCAGTCTTGGGCCGGCGATCGTCAGTTCGACAAGATTTTGCTCGACGCGCCATGTTCTGCGACCGGCGTGATTCGCCGCCACCCAGACATCAAGTGGCTGCGCCGTGACAGCGATATTGCCGAGCTGGCAGGTTTGCAGCGCGAAATTCTCGACGCTATTTGGCCACGCTTGAAGCCGAATGGCGTGATGGTCTATGCGACATGCTCGATTTTGCCAGAAGAGAATAGCCAGCAGATTAAAGCATTCCTGCATGACCACCCGGAAGCGCAACTGGTTGAGACTGGTACTTTGGAAAATCCGGGCAGACAGAACTTGCCTCACGCTGAAGATGGCGACGGCTTCTATTACGCTAAACTGATTAAGTCAGCGAAGTAA
- the aroE gene encoding shikimate dehydrogenase, producing MPSFAVFGNPIAHSKSPRIHALFAEQTGIEHTYGTVLAPRDEFAEYLDAFFAEGAKGANVTTPFKEQAFAKADELTERASMAGAVNTLKKLEDGRLLGDNTDGIGMLSDLIRLNMLHENDRVLLVGAGGAARGVILPLLSHNCKVTLVNRTFSRAEHLSELFKGKGEIRAVPMEGLDNEKFDLIINATASGIHGEIPDLPSSLLTANTRIYDMYYQLGPTPFITWAQEHGVQTCSDGLGMLVGQAAHAFHLWHGVMPEIEPVLKQLKQDLLG from the coding sequence ATGCCCTCTTTCGCCGTTTTTGGCAATCCAATAGCGCACAGCAAATCCCCAAGAATTCATGCTCTTTTCGCCGAGCAAACTGGCATTGAGCATACTTATGGCACCGTGCTGGCGCCGCGTGACGAGTTCGCCGAGTATCTTGACGCTTTCTTTGCCGAGGGGGCGAAAGGAGCGAATGTGACCACGCCTTTCAAAGAGCAGGCTTTTGCGAAAGCAGATGAACTGACCGAAAGGGCTTCAATGGCGGGAGCGGTAAACACCCTCAAGAAGCTTGAGGATGGGCGGCTGCTGGGCGACAACACCGACGGCATCGGCATGCTCAGCGATCTTATCCGATTGAACATGTTGCATGAAAACGATCGCGTCCTGCTGGTGGGCGCGGGTGGTGCGGCGCGCGGCGTGATCCTTCCGCTGCTTTCCCATAACTGCAAGGTGACGTTGGTCAATCGCACCTTTAGCCGTGCAGAACATTTGAGCGAGCTGTTTAAAGGAAAAGGGGAGATCCGCGCTGTGCCGATGGAGGGTCTGGATAATGAGAAGTTTGATCTCATCATCAATGCCACGGCTTCCGGCATACACGGCGAGATCCCAGATTTACCTTCTTCTTTATTAACGGCCAACACCCGAATCTATGACATGTACTATCAACTTGGCCCAACGCCTTTTATAACCTGGGCGCAAGAACATGGCGTTCAAACCTGTTCGGACGGCTTAGGCATGCTGGTGGGGCAGGCCGCTCATGCATTCCATCTTTGGCATGGCGTTATGCCGGAGATTGAACCTGTCCTCAAGCAACTCAAGCAGGATTTACTGGGCTGA
- the tsaC gene encoding L-threonylcarbamoyladenylate synthase type 1 TsaC, protein MNNDKEINFTEVLNALNQQQVIAYPTEAVFGLGCDPDSELAVEELLRLKRRPREKGLILIADNYQQLLPYIDDSALTDEQRQTIFSQWPGPVTWVMPAKATTPSWLTGQFSSLAVRVTDHPLVKELCSRFGKPLVSTSANLSGLEPCRFAEEVKQQFGDEFPVLEGNVGGRQNPSEIKDALTGHLFRQG, encoded by the coding sequence ATGAATAACGATAAAGAAATCAATTTCACAGAAGTCCTTAACGCGCTGAACCAGCAGCAAGTGATTGCTTACCCGACAGAGGCCGTTTTTGGCCTGGGATGCGACCCTGATAGCGAGCTCGCAGTAGAAGAGTTACTCCGCCTCAAACGCCGTCCGCGTGAGAAAGGGCTGATCCTCATCGCCGATAACTATCAGCAGCTTCTCCCCTATATAGATGACAGCGCTCTGACTGATGAGCAGCGCCAGACCATTTTTTCCCAGTGGCCCGGCCCCGTGACTTGGGTGATGCCCGCGAAGGCGACGACGCCATCTTGGCTAACCGGCCAGTTCTCTTCACTCGCCGTGCGCGTCACCGACCATCCTTTGGTCAAAGAGCTGTGCAGCCGGTTTGGTAAGCCTCTGGTGTCGACCAGCGCGAATCTCAGCGGTCTTGAGCCTTGTCGCTTTGCCGAAGAAGTTAAACAACAGTTTGGCGACGAATTCCCAGTGTTGGAAGGCAATGTCGGCGGACGCCAAAATCCTTCAGAAATCAAAGATGCGCTGACTGGCCATCTTTTCCGTCAAGGTTAA